A window of Bombus huntii isolate Logan2020A chromosome 12, iyBomHunt1.1, whole genome shotgun sequence genomic DNA:
aacaataTGTCGTCGGCGTTTACAATGGAAAGGGTATAGACTTTTAGCTGGGCTTAATAGCCAAAAATCTATCGATCCCTTTTCGTTTCATATAAAATCATACAAGAACAAATATTATCGCCGTGGCTTTTCTTGAttacatatttacaaattttatttatgtgtAACTGtattacacacacacacacacacacacacacacacacacacatatgtatatatttttattagcatgttatacgtatatattacCATATCGTACATTAATTATGTTAATTACTACAACTCCTAATAACAATCTTAGTAAATTATCGcgcatacatatatttaaacgCCAGTGTATTTGTAATTCACAGTGGTCGTTCGTTGTCAAGTGTCCAGCATTAATACACCATCGTTTCCTTTCTTATCTGGTGTGGTACATAATTTATTGAACGAAGTTGTTTGACGATATTTGTTTGGCAAATGAACTCATGTAATTCCAATGAAAActtaattttaacaaaaacGTACATTGCAGCAGTGCCCATAATGCGTgtattaacaaattatttggaattattggtacaaataataaataaatgcaaaCAAGTGACAAATAGATATTGATAAATCATGTCACGCATTTATTTTCGAACGTCCTGCCGTTAAATCGTTTTGTTTTTAACTTGCTATAATTATTATCCAAATAATAAGTACCTTCTCTCGCATGTGTCCATTTTCGTAATATTAACAtcgtcgaataaaattattgcgtATTCGATGAGATGTGATAAATGGTAAAAAACGTGGCGTAGGGAATAAAATACATGAacgtaattattatttcttatcgAGTTCCTCTGTGCTTCATTTGGAGGAAGTTTAACACAAGATTAAGCTTACTTTGGTCTTAACAAATCTGCCATTCGCAGCAATGCTCGAAAGTTAAACGGGAGTTCAATTGATTTTAAGTCCCTCGAGCCCCCAGCTAGGTCTTGAACTTTCGGTATTTGTCCTCAATGGAACAACAAATCCTATTATGTTCTACTATTCAAGGTTCTTCTCTTATTTACGCATTGTATCTGTACAAAACATTTCTATACTCTCTATCCTCTCTTCGACTTTCAGAACAAGGTTGTTGTATATTGTACAATAACATCGACATTACAAACACAGTGCTTTACGATTTCGGAAAATCATGTACGTATCTAGATACAAGGGTATTCGTTTAGACAATCAGTTTATTATTGAAAAACGCGGTTCCGTTGAAAACGTAAGACGattaatattaacaatttAACGTGATACTTTACAATTTCTCCTCGCTTAATTCTTATTAATCCCTTTATTTGCAAAACTTACTTAATAActtcaataattattagttgCCGATATCATAAATCGTCGATTTAGAAGCTTCAAATAACGAACCGTTTTATATCTTGCGTAGAGATCGGATGATACAAATTTAAGCGAAACACGTTACGAGCACTACTTGGAGTGTCATTATGTGAATGACATTTAAGGAAAATACTTTACCTACCCTTTTATTTTAAGGAGCGGTTCACTTTACCAACTCCGTAATTTACTATTTTCCCAGTAACTGTGCTTAAGCCGAGCTTCTCTTAGAAGTATTAAAATCAAAAAATACGACGTTTCTAGTTAACTTCAGAAAGATATGCAGCCTCTAGAGACGCGTGGTCTGTAGACCCTTTAGCCTACATCATACGTAAGTGCTCTGTACATCTGTTTGCTGCGTGGCGGGCTGCCATTTCTTCATGATCCTAGGCTTGAACAGGTGACCAAAAGTGGTACGGAATTGTCTAGACATAGAGCAATAGAGGATGAAATTAATAGCGCCATTTAGCAGGGCAAGGATGTCCATTACTTCGCCGAAATTATGATAGCAGTTGCGAAAGAAACAGTCGCCCAGGACGCCAGACAAAAGACCCAGAATGCCCTGAGGGATCTCTGTGACTAAGAACAAGAGTAACACGGCAACGAGCATCTTGGTTGTTCTGTCTGCTCTTTTCTCAGATTTGCTTGGCCTCCTTGGTACTGACCCATTGCCCATAGTGCCGGCGTTCTTGCATTGATTGTAACTCTTCAAGGCCTGCTTCCTCCCTTTTGCTCTGGAACATGATTCGAATCGATAAACAGCTTTCTTTAATCGTCATTTGTTTCTTTAATCAAAATTCTTTCCTTTAATCGGAATATTTTACGTGGGTAGGATTAACAAGTTAAATAAAGTGAAACTGATCGATCGAGCAACAAATTGGATCAGTTCCGCTGTATATACTTTAATGTAGCGAATTTCTTTTTGTGCGAGGAATGAATAAAGAAAGTAGGGCAAGCACcgtaaaatttctatttcgtaCTATTGGacaataaattgtaatttacgTTTGATACGAAGTTACTGCTGTTAGATTACCTGTAAAGAGCTTTTATCAACCAGCAGCTAATGACGGTAAGTATGACGCAGGGTAAAAGCTTCACGACCACTCCTAGCACCCAGAAATTTAGCTGATAGAAGAAGTCTTTGTGCTGCGAGTAGTCCGCGTCGACTGTATATGCAATTTCCAGGGTGCCATTCTCGTTCACCGCTTGTCTTCTTATCTGTCAATCGAGggttcaaaaaatatttgaataagtGCTTGAATTTCACTCAAAGGCTAAGCCTTTTAATCAAAGAGCCAATTTTTTAACTTAATTTATGTACTTACTCCGAATACGAGATAGCTCGGAGCACAGGCAACAAATGGGGCCAGAAAACTGCTCCATAGAGCCGTTTTGCAACGAGCCGCTGTACACCAGGAATTGTACTGTGGAAACCTGTGATAACAAAAGAACAATGCGTTTCATACCGAAGCTAACAAAATTAGTCTTCTATTCTGCCAACGGTATTCCTGCTTTTCTCATTTCTCATCGCccatttttatgaatatttcaaaCGTTTCGTAACTGGGAAAATTATATCAACTTATTTAAatcatattaattatttatgcaAATGAAGTACTCGACGATGTTCGTAGTTGTACCGTTAAAGGAACAACGTTCTTTCATTTGTTTCCTTAACTCGCGCTTATCTTACAAGACAGAGGAATGTATACTCCGTAGTCGGAACGCAACAACTGACCTGCAAAGGAAAATTGTTCGAGCGGAGATCAGTTAGACTGAAATTTAAGTTTTAAGTTTTGTCGATGTTATACGTAAAACAGAAACGATTAACTTATGAActgatttttattcaaatactttcgtcgaGTCCTTAGCTCCTGTTAAGCGTCCCTATCGATTCTTCGCCTTGTCTTAAACGCAGATTTCTTTGTTTCATTAGCCGTTGTTGAATTCATTTATAACGGTGAAGTAATTCAAAAGTTCTTTTGGTGTTTTAAACAAGAGATCCAACCATTTAACGTGCATAATTGAAAGAATTAATCAAAGGGTTCGTGAAATCAGATATCGATCCACTTTATTTCATAGTATAGCAGTTGTGATTGTTCTTCGAGCTTTCGAGTTTCAAAATACTTATCGTTAGTCGAGAGTTTGTTCAATTGATCAAAAGTAGTGGAACTCAAAGGGATTTTAATTCGATCTTTGATCGAACCGTATCATTAAGATGTTGATGTCAACTTAAATTGTCACAAGTAACGTGTCAAAGGTTCGTTTTATTCGCTTGGTTTCCCATGGAAGTCAAATTCAGAGTTAACAGAGGAAACGGCTTCtttagaagaagaagaaaagaatttgaaagCGATCTGACGGAACAGGTCGGTTTCGTAACTTTAATTTCATCTGATCGGAACTGACATCCGCCAGAAAAATGAAACTACCGTGAAATATGGTCCTTGAGGTACATATAGCTGAGGTAACAACGAATGGAATCGATATTTTCTTGATCTATACCGCGTATTATCGTTGTAACCCCCTTATCACCTTTCACTTCCTTTTTCACAGTTCTTCACAAAGCAACGATTTGTTTCTGCATCACTTGGAACGATCCGAATACTTGACAAGAACGTGCTGCTTTGATTGTAGAATATTAAAAGTGAAAAAAGTGATCAACGATTTGGAATTAAAACTCGACGCGCTTTTTTCCTATGCACTCTTTGAATTcgacaatttaaaaaatccaaTTTGTTTAAATTGATTTCGCGTTTCAACCTGTTACCAGCTGTCGATTACAGTACGCACATAGTCGTGTGAATTTCAAATACTATGACATCGAAGTTTCGAAAGCCTGTACTGTTAAATTTCGCAAGTGACGGAATGAATGTATCTGATACATATCCAATTTTCAGCTATCGAATTGAGGCTATATCTTTCCTATTTCATTAACATTTATCTCGTTTTTATCCATTGGAACTGTTTCAAGAGCATTGATCATCTAGTAATGAAAGTTTATTGCTCGTTTCTAAATTATCAAGAATCTTAATGATATATGTTCCAACGTAactgtataataatttcttacaGAAGAAGTTTCGGATAacgttatttaatatttccgATATTTTCTCGTTCACCTGAACAGAAGAGTGGTAAATGGGAGAAATGATTGGAGGTAATTTTCCATTATTTGTTATCGAAGAGTTTTGTCATGctcaattattttgtcatttaaTCACCATTCTGTGTTCAAGCATATGCGCgtaattgtattatttaaaagttACTCGTCACGTATAGTCGTTTTATCGGGATACGATTAATGCCGCTTTGAAATGCAAAATACCACATAAAATATCAGGTACTCAAATATCAAAAGCAACAAAGAGAATGAATGGTCGCTATGGACATTGTACATTGTATGTCGTATCACATTTTTAGATCAATAACTTTGTAGTTCTACCTCAGCCCGTAAAGTTTCTAGTTCTCATCTATTATTCGCatatatttatgacaatttttagaTATTCAAGAAACTCGGAGATTGTTTTTGTTCGAGAGTATCTTCGAATTTATCTGtttttcgtttgaaaattttactttatcaCTTCGTCCTTTggaattccttttttttatggTAATGATCACTGTTTCTATTACATCGATGTTTTAATTTAAGTCTTCGGTACATAGGATACAATACAGGCCTCTCAAAGCGAAAATGAGACAATTACCATGATATTGGTAGAATCCGTATATGCATTTCTATACAACAAACTTCGTTAGGCAAAGAATgaatattccttttttttccattaatttaGAATTGTCCCAGAGGAACGACTTATTAGAGAAATTTCCAAGAGTTCCTTTGAAACTCGGATGTTTTGCCtctattctatattattcTTCGTTAGTTATGAAATAACTACATGTGGCATTAATTAACTAGCGAAAGAGGAGGGAATTTCTTTGAGAGGGACGTACTAAAAATTTTGGGAAACTAATGACGTTGTGaaaggaaaatataattatcattatGACGCTGAACTCTCTTGGCATCTGTCTGACTCTAAACATTTTCTTCACTTACGCTCGAAATGAATGAAcctttaaacaaaatttaagGAAAAATGTTTGAAGGCTATTCTAAAATTTCTACAGTTTCAGGATGGAATGATAAAGGCGATTCTGACGTTTCTCATTAAATACTGAAGAGAGATTCTCATGGGAACGTCCTTTATAAGCATAGTATAAACAATTGTAAAAAGCTCGGTAGCATAGCCAGTGATGATATAGGTTAAATATTTCgcgaattaaattttgtttttcctttGCTGGTTATGTAGCTTCAAAAATACGTTTTTGCTTGTACGCTACTTATCATCGACCGCGCTACTTTTTTCGCAAAAAGGCAACTGTGCGCATGACAGATCCGCGAACTTATCCGTTCCAATTCGACCAGAACACTAGAAGCACTTTAGAATCGTGCAATATTAATGGATCTTACCAAGCAAATCataataattagaaatatattcGATTGTACGTCAGAGAATAAATTGCAGTAACTGAAACAACTAATGTGTTGTGCATATTCTCCCACGCTACTGTTCCGTGTCATGAGCATTAATAGGTATATTATGCGGAACATAAACAGAGATTAGTTACGTTATAAACATTTTGTGAAAGGCGAGGGAATGATATagatacattttaaaataaaaatgcaattaaattaaatacttAAATAATGAGGAAGATAATTTCaattcaaatagaaattcgaTATTATCCATGAAACATATTCGATCATAAATTTCCAATATTCCGAGAAAACAATAACGAAAAGCGAAACGatgtaattaaatacaaatagAGAAAACCGATTAACGATCGCGCGGATATATTATCGAGATATTGAGGAACAGattattttcttgaaatttcctataaattctaatattatctccattttctattttcccCATAGTAAATGACGTATAGGTGCGCATGGATCGATTTGATACTCTTTTTGTTCTCACTTTTTATCACGTTATTTAAAGCAGCCTTGCCGCGTTTCATCTCGGTCAAATATTTCTCCATCGTCTATCGTTACTACATCTTCTTTGTCAATAATACATCGATCGAATGGAGTGACTCTGGAGTGCAGGAAAGCACGGGAACGTGCTTTttatttcctctttttccATTGCACGTCGTTCCTGTGGAGATGGAACGTTaaggagaaggagagaagTCAATGCGCGAAAAAGTACAGCTTCTGACAAAATCCTTAATGGgattaaatatcaaaatactGCATCAGTGATCGGTAGAGACCACTGTTTGTTTCCTCCTTGTTTTCCCGTCAGGTATTTCTATTAATACATTCTATCTTTGTTCCAAACGCGAACGGTTTAAAGATTCTTTCGTGTTGATTTCACCGACTCGTTGCACAATTCTGTCACACTCTCTGATTCAATATTTGTACAGGTGTAGGATGATGGAAACTCTGACGTATTTGGCATCGTGCTTAATGTAACGAGTTTCCAAGCGTGGCTACTATTGTAAAAAGAAACTATTCAGCGTTTAGTTAGACGATACAATACTGTTCAATGCATCACAATCCAGGTATTCATCTATTCGTAAAATCGGAATTTCGTCTGCTTGTGTGGAAAGAAATTCTAATTACTTAATTATATAACAGTTTCTCAGTGTGATTTAAAAACTAGAGACCAATAATTGggttaatttattgaaatattcctgacagatataaaattttatctcgCAACAAAAAAGGTAGGAGAAAATTATCCGATTCTGTGCAAagtcattttaatatttagatAGTGTATTTACTTTACCGATGTATTTTGATTATTTCATAAAGAATGAAAGCATCGCGTCAGCTGCTCCCCACGGCTGctttaatttagaaatcaGTAATACGAGCCATTCGAGAAATTGTCTTCGTGCAAGAACTcgagaaaacgagaaaaatgAAGCGTAATGTTCCTCTGTGAAACGTCATGCAGATGCCTTATTTGCGCGAGCAAATGGTCCAGTTGCCAGTAAAATTGCGGCAAGTGTACTtcgttaaagaaaaaatatctcTGTAGCGATGAGAACGATCTACTTTAGCAGAATTATGCATCTCGTATCCTTTAGTTATCATTCGATCCTTTGCTCGATATCTCTTGTCACACTGTTACTCAGATACACGAAAGATTGTTGAATGCAAGTTTTGCTATACATAGCGAAATATATCAATTACAATACTAAAGAACGCAACAACTTTTATTCATTCGATAGGTACTTTTTATTAGAGGCATTGTGTAATTTAGTATCTTGTAAATCGATTTAGCAATCGGCACCGTTCTCAGATAATAATCCCTTTCCGTGTTATCATGATAGTGTGCTACAATTTTATTCGGGATATCAGTTCATCGTACAGGATGTTTTAGAACGAGTGATAGGTTATTCTACATGCgaaaataaaatcgaaaaatagaatatttaaagctTCTTTCAATACACGTGCATGTGTTTTCCAAAGATTTTATTTGATATGTTTAATTTTGCATATACTGGTAGAATAACCTGATAGTCAGAACTGGTGTTATTTCGAAAGTGATAATTGCGGTATCACGCTAAAGTATATCGAAGTATACTCTAGTTCCGAATATATTCTTTGTGGTTCTACGATGAATTCCAAGCGTGTTATGGaattagtttttaatttaCGTTCACTTTTCTACTGTCGCAAAAATAGTGCTAGAACGCTAgtatcgaacgatcgatacGGTTTAAGTGCATACACGAACGTATTTAATCTCTTTTCAGCAACTCTATAAATAAAGTTTTGATGctcaattattttaatggtgcccaaatattttatttaattgcttgtatcaaaattgtttttttctttcagtggaattaaataaaaaactgtTTTTGTAGCAGAGAAAAAGTGGAACCTGGGTGAACGATTTATTGAATTACTCTaccatataaatattataaagagtactttattttcaatattttatatatttttaaatttttcacacaTAGATGAACATCTGCAGTGTAATTACCATTTTTAAAAACGAAGTAAATTCAACAATGGCCATTGCATCAATTCGTTTTGACATCACAAACATGTAATTGGAATACAGTTACTAAGTTAAAAATTGTGGGGTGTGATTGTTATTGAAAGACCTCAGGCATTCTATTCACTCATTCACGTTCTTCCACGAATGGAAAAATcctatatttttcatttaaagtcacaaatattaaataattcctGACCCAATTCGTATGGTTTCGTATTAATCGAGGAAATTACTTACTaagtaaaatttgaattcaAGTGAAAAACATTAATTCagaacgaaatattttactcACGAAATCCACGTGATTAGATTTGATTCCAGATTAAACCTCTGGCTGTAACATTTTCCAAAGATAATCGCGGAAAATCGCGGGAGTCTCAACGGCGCACTGAAACGAGACAGTAATACAAAATCATCTA
This region includes:
- the LOC126871739 gene encoding G-protein coupled receptor dmsr-1, yielding MPYPTHYENTWYRMNLNATLQRLRFLLHHINTMSRPNNYTNILLSMNITVEDIDYAKNFLGNLTNYKTSNDQIGCYCNGTVRDLALEYKNYHGYAALIVCLFGTLANMLNIVVLTRKDMVTAPINRILTGLATADMLVMLEYIPFAIYMYIVLPKRQIFPYGWAVFVLFHMHFTQLLHTISIAITLTLAVWRYIAIRFPQYNSWCTAARCKTALWSSFLAPFVACAPSYLVFGIRRQAVNENGTLEIAYTVDADYSQHKDFFYQLNFWVLGVVVKLLPCVILTVISCWLIKALYRAKGRKQALKSYNQCKNAGTMGNGSVPRRPSKSEKRADRTTKMLVAVLLLFLVTEIPQGILGLLSGVLGDCFFRNCYHNFGEVMDILALLNGAINFILYCSMSRQFRTTFGHLFKPRIMKKWQPATQQTDVQSTYV